One window of the Thermococcus sp. P6 genome contains the following:
- the pth2 gene encoding peptidyl-tRNA hydrolase Pth2 gives MFRYKQVMVTRKDLKLSRGKFAVQVAHGAVTAALKAQKEKPDWFKAWFHEGQKKVVVKAENEGELFELKARAEKLGIPVALIRDAGLTEIPPGTITVLAVGPAPEELVDKVTGHLKLV, from the coding sequence ATGTTCAGGTACAAACAGGTCATGGTCACGAGGAAGGATCTGAAGCTCAGCAGGGGTAAGTTCGCGGTTCAAGTCGCCCATGGGGCCGTTACGGCCGCCCTCAAGGCCCAGAAGGAGAAACCGGACTGGTTCAAAGCGTGGTTCCACGAGGGGCAGAAGAAGGTGGTGGTGAAGGCCGAGAACGAGGGGGAACTCTTCGAGCTCAAGGCCCGGGCTGAAAAGCTCGGTATTCCCGTCGCCCTCATCAGGGACGCCGGTCTGACGGAGATCCCTCCGGGGACGATAACGGTTCTGGCCGTTGGACCCGCCCCAGAAGAGCTGGTTGATAAAGTTACAGGTCACTTAAAACTGGTGTGA
- a CDS encoding HAD family hydrolase, translating into MKAVLFDVDGTLLTEIPLIQLFLPQVYDRISRKFGISREEARKRFLGELLGRRDTYEWHDWNFFFELFGVDLRYEELLRAYPQKLHVYPDTIPVLKWLREEEYGLGVVTSGPEYQRLKLRLTGLMDYFDVVVTRDDVNSVKPEPKIFLYALEALGLKPEEAIMVGDSLSQDVYGAKNLGMTAVWVNREGERGYNMADYEVRTLHELRKIVEGAT; encoded by the coding sequence ATGAAGGCGGTTCTCTTCGACGTGGACGGAACACTGCTGACGGAGATACCTCTCATACAGCTCTTCCTTCCACAGGTTTACGACAGGATATCCCGGAAGTTTGGAATCAGCAGGGAAGAGGCGAGGAAGCGGTTCCTCGGGGAGCTCCTTGGAAGGAGGGACACCTACGAGTGGCACGACTGGAACTTCTTCTTCGAACTCTTCGGGGTGGACCTCAGGTACGAGGAACTGCTCAGGGCTTACCCGCAGAAGCTCCACGTTTACCCCGATACGATTCCGGTCCTGAAATGGCTCAGGGAGGAGGAATACGGACTCGGCGTCGTTACCAGCGGGCCCGAATACCAGAGGCTGAAGCTCAGACTCACCGGACTGATGGATTACTTCGACGTCGTTGTTACCCGGGATGACGTCAACTCCGTAAAGCCGGAGCCGAAGATATTCCTGTACGCCCTTGAGGCCCTCGGATTGAAGCCCGAAGAGGCCATTATGGTGGGAGATTCCCTCAGTCAGGACGTTTACGGGGCCAAGAACCTCGGGATGACGGCCGTATGGGTAAACCGGGAGGGAGAAAGGGGCTACAACATGGCCGATTACGAGGTTAGAACCCTTCATGAGCTTAGAAAAATAGTGGAGGGGGCAACATGA
- a CDS encoding HD domain-containing protein produces MNLKEFIADEETLRLIERTREYARKFFEREGTHGFSHVERVFNLCMHIGKKEGADLEVLALAALLHDVARPLEDAGKVEDHAIEGARIAEDYLRSLGYPEEKARAVARAIESHRFSRGPEPETLEAKILSDADKLDAIGAIGIARVFMYSGEHGRDIEASLRHFEEKILKLRDTMYTETARSMAEERHAFTLRFIERIRLEIEGKA; encoded by the coding sequence ATGAACCTGAAGGAGTTCATAGCCGACGAGGAAACCCTCAGGCTCATAGAGAGGACCCGGGAGTACGCGAGGAAGTTCTTCGAAAGGGAAGGAACCCACGGTTTCAGCCATGTTGAGCGCGTCTTCAACCTGTGCATGCACATCGGGAAAAAAGAAGGCGCGGATCTTGAGGTTCTGGCGCTTGCGGCCCTTCTCCATGACGTTGCCCGCCCTCTGGAAGACGCGGGGAAGGTAGAAGATCACGCCATCGAGGGGGCGAGGATTGCGGAGGACTATTTAAGAAGCCTCGGCTACCCCGAGGAAAAGGCCCGTGCGGTTGCCCGGGCCATTGAATCCCACCGCTTTTCCCGTGGTCCCGAGCCCGAAACTCTGGAAGCAAAGATCCTGAGCGATGCAGACAAGCTCGACGCCATCGGTGCGATAGGCATTGCGAGGGTTTTCATGTACTCCGGAGAGCACGGGAGGGACATAGAAGCCTCGCTGAGGCACTTCGAGGAGAAGATACTGAAGCTCAGGGATACCATGTACACCGAAACGGCCAGAAGCATGGCGGAGGAGAGACACGCCTTTACACTTAGGTTCATCGAGCGCATCAGGCTGGAGATAGAGGGGAAAGCCTGA
- the truD gene encoding tRNA pseudouridine(13) synthase TruD, protein MDYREFFSRFRHLSERPGIGGRIKVRPEDFTVIEDPLKGIFEGKEHAIFLLKKRNWDTMGVIKEIAKRAGISHRKVGFAGTKDRHAVTYQYVSVPSRAKEAVERVRIRDVELRFVSYGRFIKLGHLRGNRFRIIVRDVDERAFELSRDILRELREKGGFPNYFGYQRFGERRVTNHIIGKLLLEGKFEEAARLFLGAHGDDMMGDDARKNFWESGDVERALREFPNFLRYERTLLHRYKETGSWKRAFLSLPLPIMRIFIHSYQSYLFNLYLSRRIEEMPLNEALPGDIVVQVKGGIPLRDRTYRVTETNLNFVREKIERNNAMVSGPLFGFAMRRARGLPGELEEEILEEEGIDLNAFRRLPKPMQEPGGRRELLIRPLGMTYGYVPGEGMCFRFFLPKGVYATSVLREIMKDH, encoded by the coding sequence ATGGACTACAGGGAGTTCTTCTCAAGGTTCCGCCACCTGAGCGAAAGGCCCGGCATAGGCGGCAGGATAAAGGTCCGGCCCGAGGACTTCACGGTCATCGAGGACCCCCTGAAGGGGATATTCGAGGGGAAGGAACACGCCATCTTCCTCCTCAAAAAGCGCAACTGGGACACGATGGGTGTTATCAAGGAGATAGCGAAGCGTGCCGGAATCAGCCACAGGAAAGTGGGCTTCGCCGGAACGAAGGACAGGCACGCGGTTACGTATCAGTACGTGAGCGTCCCGTCCCGGGCGAAGGAGGCAGTTGAGAGGGTCAGGATAAGGGACGTTGAGCTGAGGTTCGTCTCCTACGGGCGCTTCATAAAGCTCGGCCACCTCCGCGGAAACAGGTTCCGGATAATCGTCAGGGACGTCGACGAAAGGGCCTTCGAGCTTTCGAGGGACATCCTGCGGGAGCTCAGGGAGAAGGGAGGGTTTCCAAACTACTTTGGTTACCAGCGCTTCGGTGAAAGGCGCGTTACGAACCACATCATAGGGAAGCTACTCCTTGAGGGGAAGTTCGAGGAGGCCGCAAGGCTCTTCCTCGGGGCCCACGGAGACGATATGATGGGAGACGATGCGAGGAAGAACTTCTGGGAGAGTGGGGATGTCGAGAGGGCCCTGAGGGAGTTCCCGAACTTCCTGCGCTACGAGAGAACGCTCCTGCACCGCTATAAAGAGACGGGAAGCTGGAAGCGGGCGTTTCTAAGCCTCCCCCTCCCCATAATGCGCATCTTCATACACTCCTACCAGAGCTACCTCTTCAACCTCTACCTCTCGAGGCGCATCGAGGAGATGCCCCTTAACGAGGCCCTCCCCGGGGACATCGTGGTTCAGGTTAAAGGGGGGATACCCCTGAGGGACAGGACCTACCGGGTCACGGAGACCAACCTCAACTTCGTCAGGGAGAAGATAGAGAGAAATAATGCCATGGTTTCGGGACCGCTCTTCGGCTTCGCCATGAGAAGGGCCCGGGGACTTCCGGGGGAGCTCGAGGAGGAAATTCTGGAGGAAGAAGGTATCGACCTTAACGCCTTCAGGAGGCTTCCAAAGCCCATGCAGGAACCGGGGGGGAGGAGGGAGTTGCTCATCAGGCCCCTCGGGATGACCTACGGCTACGTACCCGGGGAGGGCATGTGCTTCCGCTTCTTCCTTCCGAAGGGCGTCTACGCGACGAGCGTGCTCAGGGAGATAATGAAGGACCACTGA
- a CDS encoding DUF357 domain-containing protein, with translation MEREITEERLQKYFKITGEALKTLEIAVHEKSLLRSVAEDFLTMARSYFEDARYYYGKGDYVTAFAALNYAHGFIDAGVRLGVFKGEDNRLFAFG, from the coding sequence GTGGAACGGGAGATCACGGAAGAAAGGCTCCAGAAGTATTTTAAAATAACCGGCGAGGCCCTGAAGACCCTCGAAATAGCGGTCCACGAAAAAAGCCTTTTAAGAAGCGTTGCCGAGGACTTCCTCACCATGGCGAGGAGCTATTTTGAGGACGCCCGGTATTACTACGGGAAGGGGGACTACGTGACGGCCTTTGCCGCGCTCAACTACGCCCACGGTTTTATCGATGCCGGCGTAAGGCTGGGGGTCTTTAAAGGAGAAGACAACAGACTGTTTGCCTTTGGCTGA
- the pyrG gene encoding glutamine hydrolyzing CTP synthase, protein MAKFIFVTGGVVSGLGKGITSASLGMLMKARGFKTTNVKIDPYLNYDAGTMNPYQHGEVFVLDDGGEVDLDLGNYERFLDTSLTSDHNITTGKVYSAVIEKERRGDYLGATVQVIPHVTGEIKERIKAIARDYEVVVVEIGGTVGDIESMPFLEAARQMQLEEGRDNVAFVHVTYVPKLKVVGEQKTKPTQHSVKELRSLGIQPDVIVARSEDPLEESARRKISLFTNVPPEAVVSAHDVEDTYEVPLILEREGLPGYLTGRLGLPDREARLEEWERMVETYRSLEDTVEIAVVGKYVKLADAYLSIREALKHSSVANGVKVGIRWIEAEDLEEKGTKLLEGVDGIIVPGGFGSRGSEGKIMAVRYARENDVPFLGICFGFQLTVVEFARNVLGLEGAHSTEIDPKTPHPVVDLMPEQRDLNRLGGTMRLGAYPVRIKPGTLAWKLYGKELVYERHRHRWEVNPDYVGRFEEAGMVFSGVAGDDGRRMEILELPEKSYFIATQFHPEFRSRPMNPAPVFKGLVRAAKEKRYGS, encoded by the coding sequence ATGGCAAAGTTCATATTCGTCACCGGTGGTGTCGTTAGCGGTCTTGGAAAGGGTATAACGAGCGCTTCCCTCGGGATGCTGATGAAGGCCCGCGGTTTTAAGACGACCAACGTCAAGATCGACCCCTACCTGAACTACGACGCTGGAACCATGAACCCCTACCAGCACGGAGAGGTTTTCGTGCTCGACGACGGCGGAGAAGTTGACCTCGATCTGGGTAACTACGAGCGGTTTCTCGATACGAGCCTGACCTCCGACCACAACATAACCACCGGCAAGGTCTACTCGGCCGTCATAGAGAAGGAGCGCAGGGGGGACTACCTCGGCGCCACGGTTCAGGTTATTCCCCACGTGACCGGTGAGATAAAGGAAAGGATAAAGGCCATAGCGAGGGATTACGAGGTCGTTGTAGTCGAGATAGGGGGAACCGTCGGCGATATAGAGAGCATGCCATTCCTCGAGGCGGCACGCCAGATGCAGCTCGAAGAGGGGAGAGATAATGTCGCCTTCGTCCACGTTACCTACGTGCCGAAGCTTAAGGTTGTCGGGGAGCAAAAGACCAAACCAACCCAGCACAGCGTTAAGGAGCTCAGAAGCCTTGGAATTCAGCCCGACGTCATAGTGGCCCGCTCGGAGGATCCGCTCGAGGAGAGCGCGAGGAGGAAGATAAGCCTCTTCACCAACGTTCCACCGGAGGCCGTGGTGAGTGCCCACGATGTGGAGGACACCTACGAGGTTCCACTCATTCTGGAGAGAGAAGGCCTCCCCGGCTATCTGACGGGGAGGCTCGGCCTTCCTGACAGGGAGGCGAGGCTCGAGGAATGGGAGAGGATGGTGGAGACCTACAGGTCCCTCGAGGATACGGTCGAGATAGCCGTGGTGGGCAAATACGTTAAGCTGGCCGATGCCTACCTGAGCATAAGGGAGGCCCTCAAGCATTCCAGCGTCGCCAACGGGGTGAAGGTTGGAATACGCTGGATAGAGGCAGAGGATCTCGAGGAGAAAGGAACGAAGCTCCTTGAAGGCGTCGATGGTATAATCGTTCCCGGAGGTTTCGGTTCGCGCGGAAGCGAGGGCAAGATTATGGCCGTCAGGTACGCGAGGGAGAACGACGTACCCTTCCTCGGGATATGCTTCGGTTTCCAGCTGACGGTGGTTGAGTTCGCCCGCAACGTTCTCGGGCTTGAGGGTGCCCACTCCACGGAGATAGACCCCAAAACGCCCCATCCCGTCGTTGACCTGATGCCCGAACAGAGGGACCTCAACAGGCTCGGCGGCACGATGCGGCTTGGAGCGTATCCGGTGAGGATAAAGCCCGGAACCCTCGCGTGGAAGCTCTACGGAAAGGAGCTGGTTTACGAGCGCCACAGACACCGCTGGGAGGTCAACCCGGACTACGTGGGGAGGTTCGAAGAGGCGGGCATGGTCTTCAGCGGGGTTGCGGGAGACGATGGGAGGAGGATGGAGATACTCGAGCTTCCTGAGAAGAGCTACTTCATAGCCACGCAGTTCCATCCCGAGTTCAGGTCAAGGCCGATGAACCCGGCACCCGTGTTTAAAGGTCTCGTAAGGGCCGCAAAAGAAAAGAGGTACGGGAGCTAA
- the aspS gene encoding aspartate--tRNA(Asn) ligase, with protein sequence MYRTHYSAQITEELNGKRVRIAGWVQEVKDLGGIKFLWIRDREGIIQVTAPKKKVSPEIFGLIPKLNAEDVVAVEGVVSFTPKARLGFEVLPERIEVLNVAQSPLPLDPTGKVKAELDTRLDNRFMDLRRPEVMAIFKIRSSVFRAIRDFFHSEGFVEVHTPKIIATATEGGTELFPLKYFERDAFLAQSPQLYKQIMMATGLDRVYEVAPIFRAEEHNTTRHLNEAWSVDAEMAFIENEEEVMNLLEMMVGSVIKHVLEHNEKELEILNFELEEPRLPFPRVSYGEALEVLSDLGKKIEWGEDIDTEGEKLLGKYMMENEDAPLYFIHGYPSEAKPFYIMKYDDRPEISRSFDLEYRGVEITSGGQREHRVDVLVEQIREKGLDPGSFEFYLKAFRYGMPPHGGFGLGAERLIKQMLNLNNIREVILFPRDRRRLTP encoded by the coding sequence ATGTACAGAACGCACTACTCAGCCCAGATAACCGAGGAGCTGAACGGTAAGAGGGTCAGGATCGCGGGATGGGTTCAGGAGGTAAAGGACCTCGGTGGAATAAAGTTCCTCTGGATAAGGGACAGGGAGGGCATAATTCAGGTCACCGCCCCGAAGAAGAAGGTAAGTCCCGAGATCTTCGGGCTCATACCGAAGCTCAACGCCGAGGACGTTGTGGCCGTTGAGGGAGTCGTCAGCTTCACGCCCAAGGCGAGGCTGGGATTTGAGGTTCTTCCAGAGAGGATTGAGGTCCTCAACGTCGCCCAATCCCCGCTGCCCCTCGACCCCACGGGGAAGGTGAAGGCCGAACTCGACACGAGGCTGGACAACCGCTTCATGGACCTCAGAAGGCCGGAGGTAATGGCGATCTTCAAAATACGCTCCAGCGTCTTCAGGGCCATCAGGGACTTCTTCCACAGCGAGGGCTTCGTCGAGGTTCACACCCCGAAAATAATCGCCACGGCCACGGAAGGCGGGACCGAGCTTTTCCCCCTGAAATACTTCGAGAGGGACGCCTTTCTGGCCCAGTCCCCGCAGCTCTACAAACAGATAATGATGGCCACGGGCCTCGACAGGGTTTACGAGGTGGCCCCCATCTTCCGGGCCGAGGAGCACAACACGACGAGGCACTTGAACGAGGCGTGGAGCGTAGATGCCGAGATGGCCTTCATAGAAAACGAGGAAGAGGTTATGAACCTACTCGAAATGATGGTTGGAAGTGTCATCAAACACGTCCTCGAGCACAACGAGAAGGAACTGGAAATCCTGAACTTTGAACTCGAGGAGCCGAGGCTGCCCTTCCCCAGGGTATCGTACGGGGAGGCCCTCGAAGTCCTCTCGGACCTCGGAAAGAAAATTGAGTGGGGCGAGGACATAGACACCGAGGGCGAGAAACTGCTCGGGAAGTACATGATGGAGAACGAAGACGCACCCCTCTACTTCATCCACGGGTACCCCAGCGAGGCAAAGCCCTTCTACATAATGAAGTACGACGACCGGCCGGAGATAAGCCGCTCCTTTGACCTCGAGTACAGGGGGGTGGAGATAACCTCCGGCGGCCAGAGGGAGCACAGGGTTGACGTCCTCGTCGAGCAGATCAGGGAGAAGGGCCTCGATCCGGGGAGCTTCGAGTTCTACCTTAAGGCCTTTCGCTACGGGATGCCCCCCCACGGCGGCTTTGGCCTCGGGGCGGAGAGGCTGATAAAGCAGATGCTGAACCTGAACAACATCAGGGAGGTCATCCTCTTCCCGAGGGACAGGAGGAGACTAACACCGTAA
- a CDS encoding M20 family metallopeptidase encodes MNPLEEALAIKDRIVEWRRDFHMHPELKYEEERTSGIVEEHLREWGYRVKRVGTGLIADIGDGERTIALRADMDALPIQEENEVPYRSRIPGKMHACGHDAHTAMLLGAASIISDHIDEFHGRVRLIFQPAEEGGNGAVRMIEGGALHGVDAIFGLHVWADLPSGIIGIRDGPLLAGAGIFRGRIIGKGGHGASPHQTVDPIPVAAETVLALQTIVSRNVPPIETGVVSVTSINAGKAFNVIPVEVEMKGTVRFFKDEIGALIRRRMEEIFDGITRAHGASYELSIEELTPPTVNDPKMSAFARRVAEKYNLRYGDVEPTMGAEDFAFYLQRVPGAFLTLGIYNEEKGIIYPHHHPRFDVDEDVLPIGTAMEVALAREFLRG; translated from the coding sequence ATGAACCCGCTCGAAGAAGCTTTAGCGATTAAGGATAGGATAGTGGAGTGGAGGCGGGACTTCCACATGCACCCCGAACTGAAGTACGAGGAGGAGAGGACCTCAGGGATAGTGGAGGAACACCTCCGCGAATGGGGTTACCGCGTGAAGCGGGTCGGAACGGGATTGATAGCTGATATCGGGGATGGAGAGAGGACGATAGCCCTGAGGGCCGATATGGACGCCCTGCCCATTCAGGAGGAGAACGAGGTCCCCTACAGGTCGAGGATTCCCGGAAAAATGCACGCCTGCGGGCACGATGCCCACACGGCAATGCTCCTCGGAGCGGCCAGTATAATCTCCGACCACATCGATGAGTTCCATGGAAGGGTAAGGCTCATCTTCCAGCCGGCTGAAGAAGGCGGCAACGGAGCGGTGAGGATGATCGAGGGCGGGGCGCTCCATGGGGTGGACGCTATCTTCGGCCTCCACGTCTGGGCCGACCTTCCGAGCGGGATCATAGGGATACGGGACGGTCCACTTCTGGCCGGGGCCGGGATCTTCAGGGGGAGGATAATCGGAAAGGGCGGCCACGGTGCCTCACCCCACCAGACCGTCGATCCGATACCCGTGGCGGCCGAGACGGTGCTCGCCCTCCAGACCATCGTGAGCAGAAACGTCCCGCCCATAGAAACCGGGGTGGTTAGCGTTACCTCGATAAACGCCGGAAAGGCCTTCAACGTGATTCCCGTGGAGGTTGAGATGAAAGGAACCGTGAGGTTCTTCAAGGATGAAATAGGAGCGCTCATCAGAAGGCGCATGGAGGAGATATTCGATGGAATAACGAGGGCACACGGGGCTTCTTACGAGCTGTCCATAGAGGAGCTCACTCCCCCGACGGTTAACGATCCGAAGATGAGCGCTTTCGCCAGAAGGGTGGCCGAGAAGTACAACCTTAGATATGGTGACGTTGAGCCGACTATGGGGGCGGAGGACTTCGCCTTTTACCTCCAGAGGGTTCCGGGAGCTTTCTTGACCCTTGGAATATACAACGAGGAGAAGGGGATAATCTACCCCCACCACCACCCGCGCTTCGACGTTGACGAGGACGTCCTCCCCATCGGCACCGCCATGGAGGTCGCCCTCGCCAGGGAGTTCCTGAGGGGGTAA
- a CDS encoding KH domain-containing protein: MKAPICEVCLKTDGILCPADEKKLQEGIISELDVKVARLLYRLIGDSDVEFKKAVEAGDLVVIVVGEGDVPLTIGKGGKNVKILTRELGKRIRVIEAVEVRKPEDVKKIATDLLYPAGVFGVNVVYKPSGDNYYRILVPDRDRKKIPGRREVLESIISQIAGAEVRINFI; the protein is encoded by the coding sequence ATGAAGGCACCGATCTGTGAGGTGTGTTTGAAGACCGATGGTATTCTGTGCCCGGCCGACGAGAAAAAACTTCAGGAAGGGATCATATCCGAGCTGGACGTTAAGGTTGCGAGACTTCTCTACAGGCTCATCGGTGACTCGGATGTGGAGTTCAAGAAGGCCGTCGAGGCCGGTGATCTGGTTGTCATCGTGGTCGGGGAGGGTGACGTTCCGCTGACCATCGGAAAAGGCGGTAAAAACGTGAAGATCCTTACGAGGGAGCTTGGAAAGAGGATACGCGTCATCGAGGCGGTTGAGGTGAGAAAACCCGAGGACGTTAAGAAGATCGCCACCGATTTACTCTACCCCGCGGGGGTCTTCGGGGTCAACGTCGTTTACAAGCCCAGCGGAGATAATTACTACAGGATTCTCGTGCCGGACAGGGACAGGAAGAAGATCCCCGGAAGGAGGGAAGTGCTCGAGAGCATAATCTCCCAGATAGCCGGTGCGGAGGTAAGGATAAACTTCATCTGA
- a CDS encoding glutamate cyclase domain-containing protein translates to MIAHLINTDAGNRGTLRVYLDYRRNNPDFLRDSAKMLLDNYERVLIITGFPIPPTMRAETDGPPGALAIARAVENLGGRAEVLTYQEVREALDRFHLSFVEGPDVSDYSLVVAVETPGRGKDGRYYSMTGAEITRGTFDRAILEARDAGIPTIGIGDGGNEAGMGKIRELVERHVPRGRKIASTVETDGLVLSAVSNWGAYGLVAQASLEFGRKLIPDWKEGEVIRTISRSGLIDGVTRNQTPTVDGISLRIHEGIVELLNALLEESMGG, encoded by the coding sequence ATGATAGCCCATCTCATCAACACGGACGCCGGTAACCGAGGGACACTCAGGGTTTACCTCGACTACCGGAGAAATAATCCCGATTTCTTACGCGATTCCGCGAAGATGCTCCTCGACAATTACGAGAGGGTTTTGATCATAACGGGTTTTCCCATACCCCCGACGATGAGGGCGGAAACCGACGGACCACCGGGGGCGCTTGCCATAGCGAGGGCCGTGGAGAACCTCGGCGGAAGGGCGGAGGTGCTCACCTACCAGGAGGTGAGGGAAGCCCTCGACCGGTTTCACCTGAGCTTCGTGGAAGGGCCGGATGTTAGCGATTACTCCCTCGTCGTGGCCGTGGAAACCCCCGGCAGGGGGAAGGACGGAAGGTACTACTCGATGACGGGGGCGGAGATAACCCGGGGGACCTTTGACCGTGCGATCCTCGAGGCGAGAGATGCTGGCATACCCACGATTGGAATAGGCGACGGGGGAAACGAGGCGGGGATGGGAAAGATCAGGGAGCTCGTTGAGAGGCACGTCCCCCGCGGGAGGAAAATAGCGAGCACCGTTGAAACCGACGGACTCGTTCTTTCGGCGGTCTCAAACTGGGGCGCCTACGGGCTCGTAGCCCAGGCCTCTCTGGAGTTCGGTCGAAAACTGATCCCCGACTGGAAGGAGGGGGAGGTCATAAGGACCATCTCAAGGTCCGGGCTCATAGACGGGGTAACCCGGAACCAGACCCCCACGGTGGACGGTATAAGCCTGAGGATACACGAGGGGATCGTTGAACTTTTAAACGCCCTGCTGGAGGAATCGATGGGTGGTTGA
- a CDS encoding phosphoglycolate phosphatase, with translation MKRVRAISLDIDGTITYPDRRLHEDALKAIRLAEDLGVPVMLVTGNSVPFAEAVGVMIGTTGPVVAEDGGALSLRDGKLRKRIYLTGMEEEWILWSEVKKRYPEAVLSFSMPERKAGLVIMRTVPVEAVRELIEELGLNLVAVDSGFAIHVKKPWINKGTGIKKACESIGVDPEEVAHIGDGENDLDAFQAVGYRVAVGQAPKSLKDKADYVTERTYGEGGAEGILHILRKFGYLERNK, from the coding sequence ATGAAAAGGGTAAGGGCGATATCCCTTGATATAGACGGAACGATAACGTATCCCGACAGGAGACTTCACGAGGATGCCCTGAAGGCGATAAGGCTCGCCGAGGACCTCGGGGTTCCGGTCATGCTGGTCACGGGCAACTCCGTTCCCTTCGCCGAGGCGGTGGGGGTGATGATAGGCACAACGGGTCCGGTGGTGGCCGAGGACGGGGGGGCCCTCTCCTTAAGGGATGGAAAGCTCAGAAAGAGGATCTACCTCACGGGCATGGAGGAGGAGTGGATCCTCTGGAGCGAGGTAAAGAAACGCTATCCCGAAGCCGTTTTGAGCTTCTCAATGCCGGAGCGAAAGGCCGGGCTCGTTATAATGAGGACTGTTCCGGTAGAGGCCGTCAGGGAGCTGATTGAGGAGCTCGGGCTGAACCTCGTCGCCGTCGATTCGGGCTTCGCCATACACGTGAAAAAACCGTGGATAAACAAGGGGACGGGTATAAAAAAGGCCTGCGAGAGTATCGGCGTGGATCCGGAAGAGGTCGCCCACATCGGGGACGGGGAGAACGATCTCGACGCCTTTCAGGCCGTCGGCTACCGCGTTGCGGTGGGTCAAGCACCCAAAAGCCTCAAGGATAAGGCCGATTACGTGACGGAGAGGACCTACGGAGAGGGAGGCGCCGAGGGAATCCTGCACATCCTTAGGAAGTTCGGCTACCTCGAGCGGAATAAATAA
- a CDS encoding DUF555 domain-containing protein, protein MGDYVVVLEAPIIVRDVETSEDAVNVAVSKVARALNREKLDFVRVEIGYSQCPVCGAHFESAFVIGSVGLVGIYLTIKVYNAQTIEHAERIAKAVIGKALKKVPLKVFEIKEIENGSKEEGLHFDGDEA, encoded by the coding sequence ATGGGAGACTACGTGGTCGTTTTGGAAGCACCGATTATAGTGAGGGACGTTGAAACGAGCGAGGACGCGGTAAACGTCGCCGTGAGTAAGGTCGCGAGGGCACTCAACAGGGAGAAGCTCGACTTCGTGAGGGTTGAGATAGGCTATTCCCAGTGTCCCGTCTGCGGGGCCCACTTCGAGAGCGCCTTCGTCATAGGCTCCGTCGGTCTGGTCGGGATTTACCTCACGATCAAGGTTTACAACGCCCAGACCATCGAGCACGCCGAGAGGATAGCGAAGGCCGTCATCGGAAAGGCCCTCAAAAAGGTTCCGCTGAAGGTTTTTGAGATTAAAGAGATTGAAAATGGAAGTAAGGAGGAAGGTTTGCACTTTGATGGAGACGAGGCCTGA